The following coding sequences are from one Triticum aestivum cultivar Chinese Spring chromosome 5A, IWGSC CS RefSeq v2.1, whole genome shotgun sequence window:
- the LOC123104418 gene encoding GDP-mannose 3,5-epimerase 2, with amino-acid sequence MALNKEYTYADLEKEPYWPFEKLRISITGAGGFIASHIAKRLKGEGHYIIASDWKKNEHMEEDMFCHEFHLADLRVMDNCLKVTTGVDHVFNLAADMGGMGFIQSNHSVIMYNNTMISFNMLEASRINGVKRFFYASSACIYPEFKQLETVVSLKEADAWPAEPQDAYGLEKLATEELCKHYTKDFDIECRIGRFHNIYGPYGTWKGGREKAPAAFCRKALTSTDRFEMWGDGLQTRSFTFIDECVEGVLRLTKSDFCEPVNIGSDEMVSMNEMAEIVLGFENKQLPIHHIPGPEGVRGRNSDNTLIKEKLGWAPTMRLKDGLRITYSWIKEQLEKEKSEGTDMSAYGTSKVCTTQAPVQLGSLRAADGKE; translated from the exons ATGGCGCTCAACAAGGAGTACACTTACGCGGACTTGGAGAAGGAGCCATACTGGCCATTCGAGAAGCTGCGGATCTCAATCACTGGAGCTGGTGGGTTCATAGCCTCCCACATTGCAAAGCGCCTCAAGGGCGAGGGGCACTACATCATCGCCTCTGACTGGAAGAAGAACGAACACATGGAAGAGGATATGTTCTGCCATGAGTTTCACCTTGCTGATCTGAGGGTCATGGACAACTGCCTCAAGGTAACCACTGGGGTTGACCATGTTTTCAACCTTGCAGCTGATATGGGAGGGATGGGCTTCATCCAGTCCAACCATTCTGTCatcatgtacaacaacactatgaTCAGCTTTAACATGCTTGAGGCTAGTAGAATCAATGGTGTCAAGAG GTTCTTTTATGCCTCGAGTGCTTGCATCTACCCTGAATTTAAGCAGTTGGAAACTGTAGTTAGCTTGAAGGAGGCAGATGCTTGGCCTGCAGAG CCTCAAGATGCCTATGGCTTGGAGAAACTTGCCACTGAGGAATTGTGCAAGCACTACACAAAGGACTTTGACATTGAGTGCCGGATTGGTCGCTTTCACAATATATATGGTCCATATGGGACATGGAAGG GTGGAAGGGAGAAGGCACCTGCTGCTTTCTGCAGAAAGGCTCTAACCTCCACTGACCGGTTTGAGATGTGGGGAGATGGTCTGCAGACTAGATCCTTCACATTTATTGATGAATGTGTGGAGGGTGTCCTCAG GCTCACAAAGTCTGATTTCTGCGAGCCTGTAAACATCGGAAGTGACGAAATGGTGAGCATGAACGAGATGGCTGAGATAGTCCTGGGCTTCGAGAACAAGCAGCTGCCCATCCACCACATCCCTGGCCCCGAGGGTGTCCGTGGCCGTAACTCTGACAACACGCTCATCAAGGAGAAGCTTGGCTGGGCTCCAACCATGAGGCTGAAG GATGGGCTCAGGATCACGTATTCTTGGATCAAGGAGCAGCTGGAGAAGGAAAAGTCTGAAGGCACCGACATGTCCGCATACGGAACATCCAAGGTCTGCACCACGCAGGCACCGGTCCAGCTTGGCTCCCTCCGCGCCGCAGATGGCAAGGAGTGA